The sequence agtgctggagTGTCCTTCTCCAAAGGTGATGttggcaggcccgctcagccattcagtggctgtagtGGGGTCCTGCCTCTGCTACTGAATGGCCGAGCAGGCCTGCCAACATTACGTCtcaagttccctttaagatgtgAGCAGCCAGAGACCGGCAGATCGGAGCAGCGTTAAGTGGGCCACAGTAAtgaagccggggaggtaagtggacatagtggtcttcatccacccccttcctggcatggagtacccctttaaatgcaaggaAACATCTTTAAagactagggggagatttatcaaaggatgtaagaTAAATCCCCCTATGTGTAAAATCAGTATTTTATAAATTTGCTCACACCCTTGTTGTTTTGTTTCCTTTCCAGGACAAAGTGGTGCTGGTAACAACTGGGCAAAGGGTCACTACACAGAAGGGGCAGAATTAGTGGACTCTGTTCTAGATGTGGTGAGGAAGGAATGTGAAAACTGTGATTGTCTGCAAGGCTTCCAGCTCACACATTCTCTGGGTGGGGGCACAGGCTCTGGCATGGGCACCCTGCTCATAAGTAAAGTCAGGGAAGAGTACCCTGACCGTATCATGAACACTTTTAGCGTAGTTCCTTCTCCAAAGGTGTCTGACACAGTGGTTGAACCATACAATGCAACATTGTCTATCCATCAGCTGGTAGAGAATACTGACGAGACATACTGTATCGACAATGAGGCTTTATATGACATCTGCTTCCGCACTCTTAAACTGGCCACTCCAACCTATGGAGACCTCAACCACCTTGTCAGTGCCACAATGAGTGGGGTAACCACTTCCTTGAGGTTCCCTGGACAGCTTAATGCTGATCTTCGCAAACTGGCCGTCAACATGGTGCCCTTCCCTCGTCTCCACTTTTTCATGCCAGGCTTTGCTCCTCTGACTGCCCGTGGAAGTCAACAATACCGGGCACTGACTGTACCTGAACTCACTCAGCAGATGTTTGATGCCAAGAACATGATGGCAGCCTGTGATCCACGCCATGGACGGTACCTTACAGTGGCTACTGTCTTCCGTGGACGCATGTCAATGAAGGAAGTAGATGAACAGATGCTGGCCATCCAGAGCAAGAACAGCAGCTACTTTGTAGAATGGATCCCCAACAATGTAAAGGTTGCTGTCTGTGACATCCCACCACGTGGCCTCAAGATGTCTTCCACTTTTATTGGCAATAGTACAGCCATCCAAGAGCTTTTCAAGCGCATCTCCGAGCAGTTCACTGCCATGTTCCGCCGTAAGGCTTTCTTGCACTGGTACACAGGAGAGGGTATGGACGAAATGGAATTTACAGAGGCCGAAAGCAACATGAATGATCTGGTATCTGAGTACCAGCAGTACCAGGATGCcacagcagaggaggagggtGAAATGTATGAAGACGATGAAGAGGAATCCGAAGCTCAAGGAAAGTAAGAAGCTCCTCCCAGAGCTAGAGATGTCGATTAGTGTCCCCCCCAAGGTTTAGGAATCCCACTCATACGCATCATGTGTCGCTTCTGAGTTAGGATTATAGATCTGGTCAGGTTTCGAACCTGTACCTCCCATCTCCCTTATTTATTTAGCTCTCCGCTGCCAAAGGAACCTGCAAAAATGAATGTGCAACAGTATGTTATTTGCTCAAGCAAACATGGAGCTTTCTGCTGGCAGAGTCCTGTAATATATTGTGTATGATGTACATCACCTTGCAGGCATCTGCAGCAGGGAACAAACATTAAGGGTGTAGTAGTGCAGGAACAAATGAACACattgaatacagaaaaaaaaaaaaggagaaaagtaAAGTCTAGATAGAGTCCGGCAGTGGAATACGAGCAGCTGAAAGAAGTGAACGTGTCTTGGTGAAGTGCATGTACAGTGAATAGGGAATTACGTACATGAAGAAAGACCCAGGCTTTATTCTGTGTCTTTTCATCTTTCTCTTGTaccgtctgattttttttttatgtgctctTATTTTTATGTCGGTTTTATtggattatttatttttaaataacaaaTAAACTTCCTGCTGTCCAACATGTGAGCGTGAGACTCTTAATTATAGAACAGGGTACTGTGTGTTCACCCTTAATAGCCTGTGTACTGTAAAATATCAGATGATCTGCCCCCAGGATCATTAATTTAGTCTCCCATCAGAGGCCAATGTCAGAAAAGCAGAAATTAGAATCTGTGAAGAACCATTGAAGAGTGCTCTGATGTGAGAATTAAACAAAGGCCTCCTTGTAGTAAGTGCATGACCCTATGtggatatatataaatatctttTCCTTTCCACTTAGCCTAAAACTAGTTAGTATATGGGGGAGTTCTGTACAACAATCACCTTGCAAGAGGCCATTATATATTTTtacacagcaagggctgcatggacattgctaatgatgtctgtgcagcccttgctgcacgattatcgagcacTGTATTAGCCTCAGTAAACAagggccgatctagcagatcagcacttgtttacattagtcatcaggccgtgtaatatggcgctAGTATTCCAGCATTTAAAACTCTAACTTATAGTCTGAGTCCTAAGTTATGTCTGTAGTTTGCAAACtatatttatttctattgaaACTCTGTAAGAAGAGAAGCTAGCTAATGCCTCCACTTTTGCTGTGTACACTGAAATATAGTTTCCAATATTTACATAAACCTTATAGACTTACTAAACTGAGTTATTTTGAACACATTTTCTAGGTCAGGCTGTAAGCCCCTATAccatattttacattttacaagCATAAATCCCATGAGAGGGATGAGAGAGGTTTACATACTGTCAACGACTACCAGGCAGCCCTAAGAGAGGGAGAGGGTAGATAAGTGACAGAAAATTCTACCCTGTGTGAAGTAATATGGTTAAAAATGGTAGCTTCCTGTCAGACAGAAACATAAATGAGCAatgtcactacaaataacttttaacatgtcatgaGGTATATCAGAAGTTATTCATCACAGTgggtcttagggtatgttcaaactgagtaaaacaggcggaattccacggtggaactttccgccgcggaatcccccctgtctcagtgtcccatagcccgtctatgggagagcacgcgcCTCCGCAGCTGACGCTCTCCGTTCAAACAAGTGCCATGTCACGTCTTTGAGCGGCGGCAATGGGGAAGTGCGCTTTCCCAAAAATGGGCTATGACACATTGAGAAAGGTGGGattccgccacagaattctgcctgttttactcagtgtgaacatacccttactgctgagacctgctctgATTAGAAGATATAATCAGGGAGAGATTGCGTCAGTACGATCCACTCCCCGGGCCAGCCGCTCCTTCTgtcaatattttctcatagacttacattaaaaAATTTTGACAGAATGAGCGGCCACCCGGGGAGTGGATCTAATCTCTCCCCGGTTTTACATAGTtccgcggccacgtcatcagctgctcagctgcgattggctgagcacagttatgctcagccaatcgcggctgagcttcggatgacgctgcagagggcggccagcactcgggaagatccactGGCCacctgaagaagacgtcactgctgaggatcggagaccgtggtcggcacgtgacaggtatgtatagtgcaccacacttccgggtacacgggtggggggtggggggacacggggaagggggccattcacagacataacatacattacaaag is a genomic window of Dendropsophus ebraccatus isolate aDenEbr1 chromosome 4, aDenEbr1.pat, whole genome shotgun sequence containing:
- the TUBB3 gene encoding tubulin beta-3 chain encodes the protein MREIVHIQAGQCGNQIGAKFWEVISDEHGIDPTGNYVGDSDLQLERISVYYNEASSHKYVPRAILVDLEPGTMDSVRSGAFGHLFRPDNFIFGQSGAGNNWAKGHYTEGAELVDSVLDVVRKECENCDCLQGFQLTHSLGGGTGSGMGTLLISKVREEYPDRIMNTFSVVPSPKVSDTVVEPYNATLSIHQLVENTDETYCIDNEALYDICFRTLKLATPTYGDLNHLVSATMSGVTTSLRFPGQLNADLRKLAVNMVPFPRLHFFMPGFAPLTARGSQQYRALTVPELTQQMFDAKNMMAACDPRHGRYLTVATVFRGRMSMKEVDEQMLAIQSKNSSYFVEWIPNNVKVAVCDIPPRGLKMSSTFIGNSTAIQELFKRISEQFTAMFRRKAFLHWYTGEGMDEMEFTEAESNMNDLVSEYQQYQDATAEEEGEMYEDDEEESEAQGK